A region of Nerophis ophidion isolate RoL-2023_Sa linkage group LG28, RoL_Noph_v1.0, whole genome shotgun sequence DNA encodes the following proteins:
- the LOC133544943 gene encoding uncharacterized protein LOC133544943, giving the protein MVSTSKVYFPTKTMHPAHQPMASPAKFDHSMEAVHPPHPHTTSTPLAHHQMSTPMVLHPAYTIACYLNPPENKKAAFLAPDRRDAGNPSIEDTICYQPQAEKSWTPCDGCREELEKMWPEKEGIEEVLLKIDPVQVRVLQTLCDLVGDKYSDGPPQQSGQQELFPESGVFISLFRLAAMRHAAKPKCMPLFGPLFSTVEECQNAVPF; this is encoded by the exons atggtctcAACATCAAAGGTCTATTTccctacgaagaccatgcatcctgcccatcaaccaatggcctcaCCAGCCAAGTTTGATCACTCTATGGAGGCTGTACACCCCCCCCATCCCCACACCACTTCAACACCGCTGGCCCACCACCAAATGTCCACACCTAtggtccttcacccggcgtacacaatagcttgctacctgaatccacctgagaataaaaaggcagctttcctggcaccagacaggagagatgcaggcaacccatctattgaggacactatctgttatcaaccacaggcagaaaaatcatggacgccatgtgatggatgtagggaggagttggaaaaaatgtggccagaaaaagaaggaattgaagaagtcctcttgaaaatag atccggtccaagtcagagtacttcaaactctctgcgacttggttggagacaaatacagcgacggccctcctcaacaatcgggccagcaagagctctttcctgagagcggcgtattcatatcattgttccgccttgctgccatgagacatgctgCAAAGCCCAAATGTATGCCTTTATTTGGACCTCTTTTTTCTACAGTAGAGGAGTGTCAAAATGCTGTCCCTTTTTGA